One window of the Desulfitibacter alkalitolerans DSM 16504 genome contains the following:
- a CDS encoding HEPN domain-containing protein, whose amino-acid sequence MESSINKCALWLHKSHSSLQAASVLFRMGHYGDSISRAYYAVFYSIRALFSQDDVSAYKPTTMLTALGKHYVNTGKMEPCYHKAIFQIFDLRFQTEYECLSIADMDNAKYALETAFTIVNEIKNSLINEKEDSTKAEAKITT is encoded by the coding sequence ATGGAAAGCAGTATAAATAAGTGTGCCTTGTGGCTGCATAAATCCCATTCTTCTCTTCAGGCAGCATCTGTATTATTCAGAATGGGACATTATGGTGATTCAATTTCTAGAGCATATTATGCAGTCTTCTATAGTATTAGAGCACTTTTTTCTCAGGATGATGTTAGTGCGTATAAACCTACTACAATGCTCACGGCTTTAGGCAAGCATTATGTTAATACTGGTAAAATGGAGCCATGCTACCATAAAGCAATTTTTCAGATTTTTGATTTAAGGTTCCAAACAGAATATGAGTGTTTATCCATAGCAGATATGGATAACGCAAAATATGCTTTAGAAACAGCATTCACAATAGTTAACGAGATTAAAAACAGCCTGATTAATGAAAAGGAAGATAGCACAAAAGCAGAAGCCAAAATAACCACCTAG